A window of the Lactuca sativa cultivar Salinas chromosome 5, Lsat_Salinas_v11, whole genome shotgun sequence genome harbors these coding sequences:
- the LOC122197884 gene encoding uncharacterized protein LOC122197884, translating into MVQAQLAFCKFMVKPSIILVLDEPTNYLDIPSTEMLEIDFLNFDNEVDNDVEEPDEDLSDTEENRLVDDRLLQKYLQNIFNKEEENRRKALRMNSLLNGKTCKEASRMFFKTLGRVNMPLVQALLLTSQFTAGKKIKDDFLNTSVQDLGTAVDMQMQMVLMVGRSRRFGHLGLAVNFITFEDRFNLDEVTTLPKRQIILQLQVNPEHWTQTNCKDYTDALKKDADFSEKQAKLGDGD; encoded by the exons ATGGTTCAGGCACAACTTGCATTTTGTAAGTTCATGGTGAAGCCTTCCATAATATTGGTGCTAGATGAGCCAACTAATTACTTGGATATACCTTCCACAGAAATGCTTGAGAttg ATTTTCtgaattttgataatgaagttgacAATGATGTTGAAGAACCTGATGAAGATTTGAGTGACACTGAAGAAAACCGTTTAGTTGATGATA GGCTGTTGCAAAAATATCTCCAAAATATATTTAATAAGGAAGAAGAGAATAGAAGAAAGGCTCTTCGTATGAACAGCCTTTTAAATGGGAAAACTTGCAAGGAGGCATCAAGAATGTTTTTCAAAACTTTG gGGAGAGTCAACATGCCACTTGTACAAGCTCTGCTTTTAACCTCACAATTTACTGCT GGGAAGAAAATCAAGGATGATTTCCTTAACACTTCAGTTCAAGATTTG GGGACT GCTGTAGACATGCAGATGCAAATGGTCTTGATG gTGGGTCGTTCCAGAAGGTTTGGGCATCTTGGGTTGGCTGTGAATTTCATAACCTTTGAAGACAGATTTAACCT AGACGAAGTGACAACACTTCCAAAGAGGCAAATAATATTGCAACTGCAGGTAAATCCCGAACATTGGACACAAACAAACTGTAAAGATTACACAGATGCATTAAAAAAAGAT gCTGATTTCAGTGAAAAGCAAGCTAAACTTGGTGATGGAGACTAA